A single genomic interval of Helianthus annuus cultivar XRQ/B chromosome 13, HanXRQr2.0-SUNRISE, whole genome shotgun sequence harbors:
- the LOC110899215 gene encoding CASP-like protein 1 has protein sequence MASSDTTTPQHATVSMEVPLKTSAAPPTEYSLGHRSLKKHAVVDLLLRVLLFATAVTSIVVMVTSKQTKQILVAPGVVISRDAKFSHSPAFVYFVAALSVAALYSIITGVISVLALLKPGETSAKLKFHFVILDSLLLGIVAAATGASGGVGYVGLKGNSHSRWNKICDKYDSYCIHFGTSILLSLISSITLLLFVWLSVYVLSKKIARP, from the exons ATGGCATCCAGTGACACCACAACTCCTCAACATGCCACTGTAAGCATGGAGGTACCACTAAAAACGTCAGCTGCACCACCGACGGAGTATAGTTTAGGTCATCGTAGCTTGAAGAAACATGCGGTGGTTGATCTGCTCTTGAGGGTCTTGCTGTTTGCGACCGCGGTAACCAGTATCGTTGTCATGGTCACTTCTAAACAAACCAAACAAATTCTAGTCGCCCCGGGCGTCGTAATATCAAGGGATGCGAAATTTAGTCACTCCCCAGCTTTtgt ATACTTTGTAGCAGCACTCTCGGTAGCTGCTTTGTACAGCATCATTACTGGTGTAATCTCGGTTTTGGCCTTATTGAAGCCAGGAGAAACCTCCGCAAAGCTAAAATTCCATTTCGTTATACTCGATTCG CTGCTACTGGGCATTGTGGCTGCAGCAACAGGTGCATCAGGAGGAGTTGGATACGTTGGACTGAAAGGGAACTCTCATAGCAGATGGAACAAGATCTGTGATAAATATGATTCATACTGTATTCACTTTGGAACCTCTATTCTTCTGTCACTAATATCCTCCATTACGCTTCTACTGTTCGTTTGGCTATCGGTTTACGTGCTCTCGAAGAAGATTGCAAGGCCATAG